A window of uncultured Methanoregula sp. genomic DNA:
AGAGGATTCATCGGGGATCGAGAGCATGCCGGGGACGCGGATGGCATCCCCTGTGATCGTAGTGGCGCTCACAATGATTAGCCCTGTCCCGCCAAGCGCCAGATCCCGATAGACATTCATGAGCCGGGGGGTCGGCTGGCCGGCTTCATCGGCCATGGCTTCCCAGGTGGCCGACCGGACAAGCCGGTTCTTCAGCCGGAGGTTCCCGATACTTGTCTCATCGAAGAGGGACTTCATGAAACTCCTATTTCCAGGTTACCTGCAGGGGTTTCCTCCGGGGAATGCCGTAGATTTTGTACTGCGGGTTGCCGAACATCAGAGCATAAGCACTCCTGCGCCCGTCCGGAATGCCGAGTTCATTCTGGAGCGGCTCATAGGACATTGCTGCTCCTGCAACAAATCCTGCCCAGCAGACACCAATGCCGAATGCCGGCGCTGCCACATCGAAGTGCGTGAGTGCGATGATAGCGTCGGTCTGACCAACCGTATTGCCATCCGGGAGTGTGCCGTCCGGGACATGGGCAAAGAGGAGGTGCGGGGCTCCGCGGCAGATGGGATCGTTCCCTGCATCCCACGAAGCGATCAGGAACGGCACATAGCTACTCATCGGGTGGTTTGAACCGATAAGGGTCTTCATCCACTTGACGGTCAGAGCAGCTATCTTCTTCACTTTCTCACGATCTTGGACAACAATCCACTCCACCGGCTGCCCGTTGCCACCCGTTGCAGCGTACCGGGCAATATCGAGAACCTCGAGGATCTTCTCCTTTGGCACCGGGTCCTTCGTGAAATGTCGCACAGAGCGTCGTTTCTTAAGATAATATCCCATGTCTTCGGACGCAATTGTCCCCGCACCGGAAGGCAGGGGCACCCTCTCGTCCGGTCGCTCGTTCAAAAGGAGCGCCTGCGACGGGCAGTGGACCTCGCAGTGCCCGCACCGGATGCACATACCGGCTTTTGCTTCCGGCACTTTCGGCAGGGTGTTCTCATCGGCAGGGTCAATGAGCCCCATGGCACAGGCATTCGAGCAGATCCCGCACCGGGAGCAGAGGTTCTGGTCAACAAGTATTGTGGTCATGATCTGGTCTCTTTTTTCTTTTTCGTCATTCTGTTATCGGTACGTGAGGGGGTTTGTGGTTTCAGGGGGTGTTCTTTCAGGATGGTTGCGAGCCGGGCCATGGTCTGCCCGACCTTCTCTGCATGAGCGATACCCTCCTCATCCCGCTCGACATCCCCGATGTCCCTACCCATCCCGATGCAGGGAAGACCGGGAACCACCATCTCGTTGGCAAGGAAAAAATGGAGCATCGTATCGAAGGTCCGGCTGGCACCGGCGCGACGGACTGCTACTGCAGCGTTCCCCACTTTTCCAGAGAGCGGGTGCCCGTTGGCATGCGAGACAAACCCGGCCCGATCGATGAGCGCTTTCATCTCGGAGGTGACATCCAGGAAATACACAGGTGACCCCAGGATAATCCCGTCCGCATCGATCATCTTCCGGATACAGGTATTCACGAGGTCGTCATCGATGACACATTTCCCGTCCCGGTTCTCGAAGCATTTCATACACGAGGTGCAGCCGTGGATCTTCTTTCCGGCCAGTTGGATGGTCTCGGTTTCGATCCCTGCATTCTCACATTCCCTGAGAATATGCCGGATAAGGATGGAGGTGTTCCCGTCTTTCCGGGGACTCCCGTTGATTGCAAGTACTTTTGTCATGGTATCAGCGCTGGACCAGTTTCTTCCCGGCACCCCAGGCATCTCCGGCATACTTCCCGAGGGACCAGTAGCGGTTGTCAGGCATGGTCAGGAAGAGAGGATCGATCACCGGGAAATCCGGCCGGCCGTCCTTCACCACCCGCCCGTCAGCATACACTCCCGCAATCTCTCCGATAAAGAGCCGGTGGGTTGGAAGCGGCACGCTCTGTACGAGCCGGCATTCAAGGGTCACCGGGCACTCCCGGATCATGGGTGCGGTCTTCTGGGAGCCATAGAACACATCGAAAACCTGCGATTTATCGGTTTTTTGTCCTGAAACAATGCCGCAGTAATCAGTCTTTTCCAGCAGATCCAAAGAGGGAATGTTCACCGAGAAGGTCTTTGTCTCTTCGATGCCTTTGACCGTGTAGTGGTTGTTCGCGATCCCGCAGGCGATCATGGGGGGATTGCCATTTGCCCGGGTAATCCAGCCCACTGCCATGAAATTTGCTTTCCCTGCTATCTGTGTCCCGACCAGCACCACCGGCATCGGGATAAAGAAGTTGAGTCCAATCGGTATCTTTTCCATGATCTCTCCTCACTCCGCTGCCTGCGGGAGTGCCGGCCAGAAAACCATACCCAGGCAGAATGCACAGGATTCTTCTGAAAGGGCAATCTGAACCATTAGATTAAAATCGGCCTTAACTGAATATATAGGAAATACAGGTATTATTGAAATCAACTTCCATTGAGGTAACCATGATGTATACGAAGAACGGGAAGACCTATCACTGTACGGTTGAAGCAGCACTTGACGTGATCGGCGGGAAATGGAAGCCGATAATACTCTGGCACCTCAACGGCAACGTGCTCCGGTTCAGCGAGCTGCAGAAAGGATTGCCCGGCGTCAATTCAAAGATGCTCACCAAACAACTCCGGGAGCTTGAGGAGGACGGGGTTATCCGGCGGACTGTCTATGCCGAGGTACCCCCCCGGGTGGAATATGCCATAACGGATTTCGGAAAGACCGTGCTCCCGATCTTGGAGGCGCTCTGCATCTGGGGAGCACATTATCTCAACTCTGATAAAGAGGGAGGGGAGGAGATCTCGTCTCCGTGTCCGGCAAAAAAGATGCTGAAACACTGACTTGTTGCAACACCGGTCCGGCGCCATATGCGGTTCCGTCAATCGCGGGGGATACTTCCCATCCCGAATGATTGGGGAGTTCTCCCGCAATACACGTTTTCTTTTTTAGTAACCTGATCCGGTTACTGGTATGGATGCGTTTTTGGCATCACTCTTCTCCTTGTTTCAGTATAATTTCCCCGGAAAATTGTCCACTATACAGGCTGTCCGTCATTGATGCGGAACACCGTTACCGGCCTACCAGAATTTCCTGACTGGAAAGAGACCACAAGACCGCACAATAGTTATTCATAAAAACACTTCAAACTCCATTGATCATGACACGTTTCGGGTTCATTGGCACCGGTTCCATGGGCAGCATGCTCATCCGGCAGTTCATCCTTGCAGGGGTTGCCCAGCCGGGGGAGATAGTTGCATGCAGCAGACAGGGCGCTTCTGCCCGGGCTGTTGCGGAGAAGACCGGCATTGCCGTGAGGGATACCCCGCAGGAGGTTGCACAGGATGCAGAAGTCCTCTTTCTCTGCGTCCGCCCGCTTGAGATAAAAGGCGTGCTCGCAGATCTGCAAAATTCCCTCTCAGACCGCACTCTCCTCGTTTCAATCGCCAGCTCAGTAACAATTGCAGATCTGTCCGGATGGACCGGGCCGGGCGTGCGATGTGTCCGGATGCTCCCGAGCGTGACTGCGGAAGAGCATGCCGGCATCTCCCTTGTTGCCTGGGGACCGGGTGTGACCGAGGGCGATAAGGAGCTCATCTTCTCGCTCTTCTCTGCCATCGGTACTCCTGTAGAAATCGAAGAGCGGCACTTTGAGATTTACGGGGATCTGACGAGCTGCGCACCGGCCCTGATATCAGCCATGATGCAGGAGTTTGCATTGTCTGCAGTCCGGAAAGAGGGGGTCAGTCCGGCGCTGGCAGCATATCTCGTGCAGCAGACCCTTATCGGGACCGCATGGCTGCTTGACCGTGATGATATGGGTTTTGACAAGCTGATCGGGCGCGTTGCAACCAAAGGGGGCATCACCGAAGAAGGGGTGACGGTGCTCCGGAACCGTCTTCCGGTTGTCTATCAAGAATTGCTGGACGCTACCCATAAAAAACACGAAGTGCTCATAAAGAAGATAGCAGAACAGGATCTTCCCGGATAACGCTATTCTTATCAGGGTGCTCCCGGTTTTACAAAAACAGTCAGGCCTGGAGGTTCATCCATCCCAGGTCCTTTTCCCCAAATTCTGACGACCGGGCTTTCCTCTTCTCCGGTGTAGGTTCCGTGTACCTTACCGGGGAGCCGGACTCGATCGGCAGCCGGGATTCCTGGCGGCGCTGTTCCATCATCACTTCGATCATATCCCGATCAAGGGACGTATCTCCCGGGGAGAGGATCCTGTTCAGGGTGTACATCTCCTCGATGAACTGGTAAGGCCCGATCTCCCGGAATTCATCGGGGGCAACCGGCATGAGGCTCGATATCTGTTTTATTGCGCCTGCATTCTTTTTGCTGATGTATCCCAGGACGTGATAAGATTCCACGAGAGCTTCAAGCTGGGAATGCCCGAATTTCTTTACCCCGCCATCTGTCCAGCAGTAGAGATGGTAGGTTTTCTGGAGGGGAAGCGTTTCCTGAGGGGGCGAAGCGGGCGGAATTCCCCGTTCGGGCAGTTCGGACAACGTGTTTACCGGTAAAGGATACTGGAGTGCAGGTACGGTGGAGGCAGGCAGTACAACAACCGGAGGTTCCTCGCGGAGATCTTTTTCAAGCGAGGCGGACTCTATTTCGAGGCAGGATTCCCGTGCATCGAGTGCAGCTTCCCGCGCTTCCAGCGCAGATGTTTTTTCCGCATATTCCGGATCAACCGCCGGCTGTTTGGCACCTGAATTGCCCGAAGAGACCAGCGTGAACGGGTTCTCCAGCTCGTTCATCCGTTCACGGATATCCATGAGCAGGCGCTTGATAGTGATTTTAAGAAGATCAACCTCTCGTTCAAGGTTCTGGAGCTTGACAGCGGGATCATCTGAGGTTGCAGCCAGAATGATATCATCGATATGAGTTTGATCGACCGCCATGGCTTATCTCTCTACAATATTAAAATTATTAATTGATAAATATTTCGTTTTCCAAAAAACCTTAGATTGAAGTTTGTTTTGTAATATACTGCATCCTGTGACGTATCATACGGAGAACTATAGAGATGGGGATATATTTTCTTCCTGCCCGGCGAGAGAGGAGATCGGTACCATCCGGTGCCACCGGTCAGAGAACCATCAGGTACCTGCGATCTCCTGCGCAAATGATCCGGTTGCCTGCACATGCCTTGGGCAATTTCGACTCCCTTATCTTTGATACATCCCCACTCTTTCCATGGACCCGGTCATAGTTCGCATCCGGCAGGAGCTTCAGAGCCAGGCAGACCCGGAGCTGCAGGAAACCTCAAAGCGGTTCTTCAAAGAGAAGATACTGTGTTACGGCATGAAAACCGCGGCAGTGGTAGCGTTATCAAAAAAGTACTGGAAAGAGATCCAAAAAAGGGACAAAGAGGAGATCTTCTCTCTCTGCGAAGAGCTCTACCGGTCGGGATTCATGGAAGAGGCCTTTATTGTTTCGAGCTGGGCACACCTTCTTGCCGATCGTTACGAGAGAGAGGACATCACGGTCTTCCGCAACTGGATCGACACGTACATCACCAACTGGGCCGAATGCGACGGCTTCTGCAATCATACGATGGGAAAATTCATAGAGAAATTTCCGGAGTATACCGAAGAACTGAAACGCTGGACAGAGTCGGATAACCGCTGGATGCGCCGGGCTGCTGCGGTCTCGCTCATCATCCCCGCCAAACACGGGCATTTCCTCACCGAGGCTGTGGAAATTGCCGATCTCCTGCTGACTGACACGGACGATATGGTCCAGAAAGGGTACGGCTGGCTCTTAAAAGAAGCGAGCCGGAAGCACACCGGTGAGATCTTCTCCTATGTCATGAAGAACAAACGGGTGATGCCCCGGACCGCCCTGCGGTACGCCATTGAGCTGATGCCGGAGGATCTCCGGGCAGAGGCAATGAAAAAAGACTGGTAACTGCCGGAAGTGCACCTCTTCGTACAAACGTACGTGGTACACCCGCGGAAGACGTATGAACCGGTTGGTTGCAGACTCACGCGGTAAAGCCTATCCCATATCCCGGACATGGTGCCTGCCCCCGTCTTCGAGCTGGCGGGCCACCTCAGCTTTCATGGAGAGAAGCGCTTCCTGGGTGATCAGTTTTCCCGACATGACATGGATCTCTTTTTTTCCGGTGATGGCATTGTCTTCATACGTGACAACAAAATCCTCATGGTTTGCCATTGCAGAGAAGAGGAGATCCGTCACTGCTTCGTGAAACGGTTTCTCGTTTTTCTTCCGCCGCCCCTTCCTGATAGTCATACTAGTACCTGCACTATCAGAAATTATAAAATAGTGAGATCATATTCTGAATTTTTTGGGCGCTATGAAAAAGGCCTTTCAGCAAAAGACCTGTTTTCATGGATCGCTTTTATTAAACCGCCAATGCGATCCGTGACAGGCGCTGCTCGACAAGACTCATCAGATCCTCAAGCTCCCGGCACCGGTTCAGTTCATCAGTACTTATCAACACAACAGTACCTCTGCCCGTCGTTACCAGCACCACCGGGAACGTCGATATCCCGCTGCCGAACTCGTTGCAGAAATCGTTCCGGTCAAGAATCCTTGAAGGGAGTTTCTGCTCCCGGATAAAGCGTTTCCATTCTTTTTTTATTCCCAGCGGGCTCTGGATGAGCGCGGAGAGGTTGCAGCCTTCCGCAGGCGATGTGCTCGAATGTGCGGAATAATCCTTGATCCGCGGCAGCACCCCGCTATCATTATTGCATACGAACAGAAGAGAATCTTCCTGGAGCATGAAGAATCTCTCTCTTTCTGTCCGCTTATATTATGGAACGATGGTCCGGGTTCAATCAATGGAATCCTGTGTTCAATGAACGGCAGGACAAACCCCAAATATTATACCTTGTCCACCGCTTTCAGCTGCAGCCGGTCCAGCCGCAGTTCTTGCAGATTCCCTTGTTGCAGCCTTCCCCGAAATCGAGGGGTTCGTTGCATTCGGGGCAGGGATTTCTGGTCCCCACTTCCCGGATGTCCCAGTCCTTTAAGGTCGTGATACTCTGGTTCCGGGCCGAGAGCTCGATACACCGCCCCACAACATCAGCACAGGAATGGCCTTCCGATGATGGGTTCTTGATGGCAGAGATGCAGTTGACTTTCGCAAACTGCTTGACGAATTTCTGGTAGGGAACACCATTCTGGAGCCCGGTGCTGATCGAGCGGCCAAGAGCGCTGCTGTTGGCATCGCAGCCGCCGTTCCCAACTGTCCGGATAAAGACCTCCATGGGCTTTCCTTCGTGCAGGTTCACGGTCACGTAGAGCCGGCAGCACCCGGACTGGCAGAGATAGGTCCTGCCGGACAGTTCCCGGGGCCGCTCGATCGAGAGGGCCGGGATCTTCTCCGGCGCGTTCCTCCCGGCCACCGGCACGGCTGCCGGAGCTGGAACCGGGGCGGGGGCCCCTTCTTTAAGGGCAAGAACCACATCCTCCCGGCTCCCGGTCCGGTAGATGGTGATCCCCTTGAGCTTCAGGGACCAGGCCATGAGAAGGGCCTCGGCGCAGTCATCCTTTGTGGCCGTGGAGGGCATGTTGATGGTCTTGCTGATGGATGCATGCACATGCTTCTGGAATGCGGCCTGCATCAGGATATGATCCTTCCAGCTGATGTCAAGAGCCGTCTTGAAGAGCGCCCGGAATTCCGAAGGAAGCCAGTGCAGATCCTGAACCGTCCCGGTCTCGTGGACATGGGCAAGGACTTCATCGGCTTTCTTCTGGAGCTCATCACCGGAAAGCCCGAGGCCGGAAAGGGTGCGCTTCAGGTAATCCTGGAAGACAGGGTTTACAATGATAAAGGTCTTGCCCACGGTATTCTTCCGGGTGTAGGCAAACGAGAAGATAGGTTCAATTCCGCTCGAACAGCCGGCAAGGAGGGAGATCGTCCCGGTCGGTGCGATCGTTGTCATGGCCGCATTCCTGACCGCAAACTCTTTCCAGATGCTCCCCTGCCAGGCCGGGAACGGCCCGGCTTTTTCGGCACACCGGCGCGATTCTTCAACAGCGGTTTCCGTTACGATCTGCATGATCCGCTCGCACCAGGCCCGGCCACCGGAGGAATCGTACGCCTGGCCGGTCATGAGGAGCGCATCGTGGACACCCATAAGCCCGAGGCCGATCTTCCGGGTCCTCCTTGTCGCATCCCCTATCTGGGGGATGGGGAAGACATTGTGCTCGATAACCAGGTCGAGGAACCGGGTGGCCATCCGGGCCGTCTCGCGAAGCAGGGTCTCGTCAAGAGTCCCGTTCTCCACGCATGCTGCAAGGTTGATGCTCCCCAGCACGCAGCTCTCGTACGGGAGGAGGGGCTGCTCGCCGCAGGGATTGGTTGTATCAATCTCGCCAAGCTGGGGGGTCGGGTTGTGCCGGTTGATCTCATCGTAAAAGAGGATGCCCGGCTCGCCGTTCTTCCAGATCCCTTCAACAATCCCGGTCCAGATCTGGCCGACCGTAACATTTTCCCCGGTGTGGGGATGAGTAATCCAGACGGTCCCGAACTGCTTGCGGGAGACAAGATCCATGAACTTGTCGTTGACCAGAATGGATATATTGAAATTGGAAAACTCGCCTTCCTTGGTTTTTGCCGTGATGAACGCAAGGATATCGGGATGCCAGACATCGAGGATCCCCATATTTGCGCCGCGACGCCGGCCACCCTGCTTGATGACCTCGGTAGCCGCATTGAAGACCCGCATGAACGAGACAGGGCCCGAAGCAACACCCTCGGTTGACTGGACGGGGGATCCCTCGGGACGGAGGTGCGAGAAATTGTACCCGGTTCCCCCACCGGTCTTGTGGATGATCGCACCCTGTTTCATGGCATCGAAAATGCCATCGATCGAATCGTTAACCGGCAGCGTGAAACAGGCTGATAGCTGGCCGAGTTCCGTGCCGGCATTCATCAGGGTCGGGGAGTTGGGAAGGAAACGCAGGGAGCGCATGGCCTCAAAAAAGCGGCCTTCCTCATCCCTGTCACCGGCAAGAGCCGACGCTACACGATGACAGATGTCCTCGAATGACGTTTCCCCTTTCCGGAAATAACGTGCGGAAAGGATGCTGTCAACAACAGGTGATGAACTCATGGATATCCCGGATTTTTTTAATTATGGCAGTTTTGAATTTCCACGGCAGGAGTGCCACCTGTTCCGGAGTACGAAAATGAAAGATGGTACCCTGCCCGCTGGTTGGATCTTCTCTTGTGAGTGGTCTCCCTAAGTTAAAAACCGTTTCTTGTCAGCCAGTTTCAGGTTAAAAACATTGCAGTCACGGCAAGACTTGGGGAAGGATCCGGTTTCCTCTTTTCTGATATGGTGGGATGAGAGAGTGGGAGATTTTATCGTTCCTGTCGGATGAAACCAAGCTTGTGGAGGAACCGCTCATGAAGCCGGGTATCGTCTCCCATCTCGGGATGAAAGGAAAACGCCACGTGCCGGCCCTTCTCCACGGCGACAACGCCCTGATCAACTGAGGAGAGCACCCTGAGATCAGCACCGGTCCGGGTGACTACCGGGGCGCGGATGAAGACCGCGTGGAACGGACCCCCCTCCAGTCCATCAACCGAGAGATCAGCCTCGAACGATTCCCGCTGCCGGCCAAACGCATTCCGGTCAACGGTCATGTCCATGAGAGAGAGCGGGTGGACCCTCGGGTCGGCAACATCCGTTGCCATGAGGACCATCCCGGCGCAGGTGGCAAAGATCCCGCCTTTGAACTGCCGGATTGGTTCGTACAACCCGTTCTTGTCGATGAGCCGGGAGATGGTGGTCGATTCCCCGCCGGGGATCGCCAGGGCATGGCATCCGGCAAGATCCGCAGGGCTCCTCACCTCCAAGACTTCTGACGAGGGTCCGTACTCCATCCGTTCGAGCGCCAGGAGGAACGCATCGATATGCTCGCTCACGTTCCCCTGCAGCGCCAGGACACCGATCTTAGCGTCCACGGGTCTGGAGCACCTCGTCGTCCCGGAGCTTGTGGACATCGAGACCGGGCATTGCATCGCCAAGGCCGGTGCTGACCTTTGCGATGACGTTGGCATCATTGAAGTGGTTTACCGCTTCAACGATCGCTTTGGCCATCCTCTCGGGCTCCGATGATTTGAAAATACCGGATCCCACGAAGACACCATCAGCGCCCAGCTGCATCATGAGAGCTGCATCGGAGGGTGTGGCAATTCCTCCGGCCGAGAAGTTCACAACCGGCAGCCGGCCGCGTTCGGCACATTCGATGACCAGTTCCGCGGGAGCTTCGATCTCCCGGGCATAATCGATCATCTCCTGCTTGTCGAGTCCACGGAGCAGACGGATCTCGCCCATGATCGTGCGCATGTGCCGGACCGCTTCGACAACATTTCCGGTACCTGCTTCGCCCTTGGTCCGGATCATTGCTGCTCCTTCGTTGATCCTCCGAAGTGCTTCGCCGAGATCGCGGGCGCCGCAGACAAAGGGGACCTTGAACCGGGTCTTATCGATATGGTATTGTTCGTCTGCGGGGGTCAAAACTTCGCTCTCGTCGATCATGTCCACGCCGAGAACTTCGAGGACCTGCGCCTCCACGAAATGGCCGATCCGGACCTTTCCCATGACCGGTATGGAGACTGCATCGATGATCTCGGCAACCTTCTGGGGATCCGCCATGCGGGCAACCCCGCCGGCCTTGCGGATATCGGACGGGACCCGTTCGAGCGACATGACTGCGACGGCCCCGGCTTCCTCGGCGATCTTTGCCTGTTCGGCATTCACGACATCCATGATTACGCCCCCCTTCTGCATGGATGCAAAACCGCGCTTGAGAAGCTCAGTGCCAAATCTCAGTTCTTCCAGTTTCATATACCTGTACTATTGATCAAGGATCCCAATAAAAACAGTGCGCAACAGGCAATACCTGCAAACATCAGGGTGACCGCCCGGGCCGCTTTTATGATGTCGGGACCTCCTTCATCGAGCATCCGTTCTCCATTCCCGATTGTGTACACACCCGGTTTCTCGAACCGGATTCCGACACCCCCGGCCATGGCGGCCATGACGATCCCGCCATTGAATCCCGGGCGCCTGTACCCATCGCGCCGCATTACGCTCCATGCAGGAGTGAAACGACCATGGATTGCAAAATACACCAGCAGAAGCAGGACCGTGATCCGGGCCGGGATAAAATTGAGGATATCATCCATCCGGGCCGGACACCAGCCGATCCGCTCGCGTTCATCCCGGTACCCGAGCATCGCGTCCATGGTGTTGGCCGCACGATAGACCGCAGCACCGGGTAGTCCGAAGAGAACGAAGAATGAGAGCGGAGAGATGATGGAGTCGGTGATATTCTCGGTCATGGACTCGTAGCCCGCGGAGAGGATATGATCCCGGTCGAGGGCAGCTGTGTCGCGGGAGACGAGGAACTGGACTTTTTCCCTGCCTATCTCTACTCCGTCTTTTACCGCATCCACGACCGCGAGTGTGTGCTCCTCCAGCGAGCGCCAGGCAAAACAGCTCTTCAGCAGGAACGGGGCGATGATAATATACAGGTACCACGGTGCAAGGACGGAGACAAGAAAGAACGGGAAGGAGAAGACAACCGCGGTCAGGATCCAGAACAGAACACCCGCGGTTCTCTGCCACCCGGGTGAATAGGACGAGGGTTTCCCCCACCACCCGATGAACCGGCCCAGCAGGGCAACCGGGTGGTATGGAGAATGCGGATCGCCGGTTATGCGGTCCACGAGAAGCGCGGCACAGAGGATGATCGCCGCAAGGATCAATCCTGCCGGTACCATGTATAGAGTGCCCCGACAATGAGGATGATAAAAGAGGCGGTATTGAGGAATTCGGTTCCCGTGTAGAACCATGCCGTGTAAAGGATCAGGGCAATTCCCATCAGGATCATCAGGAGATGGGGACGGCCGTGGGCAACCGGCTGGAGAGGTGCCTCTTCCGATACCATTGGCCGCAGGTGCGATGGATGGAGGACCTGGACATGCGTCGTGGTCTTCACAACGCCATAGCCTGAGATGATCTCCAGATCAAAAGAACCTTCTTCGCTCTCCTTCCGGATAGGGATCGCAAGGACAGAGGCATCGACAATATACAGGTTCTCATGGAAAAAATCGGTATACAACGCCGCGTTGGCAGCAGAGATCGTGATATGGATGGGGGCACCCCGGTTTGTGAATCTGAGCACGAGCCGGCCCCCTGATTCGGCCGTGATCTTCCCCCGGGGGAGATCGATCGAGTTGATCCCGCTGCGGTTGAGGAAGATCTCAAAGCCGGATTCGTCTCCCGGTATGTCAGGGCTGATCAATGCTGACAGGGCGAGCGGGAGACTCATACCGTTACCTCTTACTGGGAAGTCTGGGGGAGGAGGTTGGGGATGCCTTCATGGATGGGATACTCAACGCTGCAGGCAGCACAGTGGAGGCCGCCTTCGAGGATCTCTTTCTCATTCTCCTCGGTGACCGCAAGAGTGAGATCCCCTTTGCAGACCGGGCAGCAGAGGATGTCCATGAGGGAGCGTTTCATACGAGTTCATCCCGTAAATCGATTATCTGGGTGATCTCCGGACCGGTGGAGATGAGGGTTATCGGGCTGCCGATGTCCTCTTCCGCCTGCTTGAGGAAATCTTTGGCTTTCTTGGTAAGCCGGGAATACTCCTTTACGCCAAAACAGGATTCATCCACGCGGTCGATACCGGTGATAGCTGCCTGCGTGCACCCGTTGATCATTGCGGAATACCGGGCCATGTCCCCGTCCCATCCGCCGATCCGGCGCTTCCGGTGGGTGACGGTTCCGAACTCCTGGATCCCCATGGCATCGGATTTCTCAAACGACATCTCGGTGGAGAACGGGCCTTCCCCGACACGGGTCGGGTACGCCTTGAAGACCACGATGACATCGTCAATTTTGGTCGGGCCTACGCCATTGTCGGCAGCAATCTGGGAAGCTGAGGTATCCTTGCTGGTCACAAAGGGATAGGTGCCGTAATATAAGGAAATCCCAAAACCCTGCGTGCCTTCAAGCAGGACGGTCTCATTCTTTTTCAGTGCTTCATCGATTGCGAAGGGGACGTCAAGCAGGTATTCGGCAAGTTCCGGCACGTCCTTTGCCTGAGGGGAGACTCGCATGACCCTGTCGGAGTTGGCGGGTCCGCAGCCTGAGCCGGTGCTCCCGATCTTCTTTGAAAGGTGGGCACTTCCCTTGTCCCGCGCAATGTGATCTTCGGTGATGATACCGCAGCGCTTGTCA
This region includes:
- a CDS encoding NAD(P)-binding domain-containing protein; the protein is MTRFGFIGTGSMGSMLIRQFILAGVAQPGEIVACSRQGASARAVAEKTGIAVRDTPQEVAQDAEVLFLCVRPLEIKGVLADLQNSLSDRTLLVSIASSVTIADLSGWTGPGVRCVRMLPSVTAEEHAGISLVAWGPGVTEGDKELIFSLFSAIGTPVEIEERHFEIYGDLTSCAPALISAMMQEFALSAVRKEGVSPALAAYLVQQTLIGTAWLLDRDDMGFDKLIGRVATKGGITEEGVTVLRNRLPVVYQELLDATHKKHEVLIKKIAEQDLPG
- a CDS encoding nitroreductase family protein, which gives rise to MTTILVDQNLCSRCGICSNACAMGLIDPADENTLPKVPEAKAGMCIRCGHCEVHCPSQALLLNERPDERVPLPSGAGTIASEDMGYYLKKRRSVRHFTKDPVPKEKILEVLDIARYAATGGNGQPVEWIVVQDREKVKKIAALTVKWMKTLIGSNHPMSSYVPFLIASWDAGNDPICRGAPHLLFAHVPDGTLPDGNTVGQTDAIIALTHFDVAAPAFGIGVCWAGFVAGAAMSYEPLQNELGIPDGRRSAYALMFGNPQYKIYGIPRRKPLQVTWK
- a CDS encoding DNA alkylation repair protein; translated protein: MDPVIVRIRQELQSQADPELQETSKRFFKEKILCYGMKTAAVVALSKKYWKEIQKRDKEEIFSLCEELYRSGFMEEAFIVSSWAHLLADRYEREDITVFRNWIDTYITNWAECDGFCNHTMGKFIEKFPEYTEELKRWTESDNRWMRRAAAVSLIIPAKHGHFLTEAVEIADLLLTDTDDMVQKGYGWLLKEASRKHTGEIFSYVMKNKRVMPRTALRYAIELMPEDLRAEAMKKDW
- a CDS encoding flavodoxin family protein, producing the protein MTKVLAINGSPRKDGNTSILIRHILRECENAGIETETIQLAGKKIHGCTSCMKCFENRDGKCVIDDDLVNTCIRKMIDADGIILGSPVYFLDVTSEMKALIDRAGFVSHANGHPLSGKVGNAAVAVRRAGASRTFDTMLHFFLANEMVVPGLPCIGMGRDIGDVERDEEGIAHAEKVGQTMARLATILKEHPLKPQTPSRTDNRMTKKKKETRS
- a CDS encoding adenosylcobalamin-dependent ribonucleoside-diphosphate reductase; this encodes MSSSPVVDSILSARYFRKGETSFEDICHRVASALAGDRDEEGRFFEAMRSLRFLPNSPTLMNAGTELGQLSACFTLPVNDSIDGIFDAMKQGAIIHKTGGGTGYNFSHLRPEGSPVQSTEGVASGPVSFMRVFNAATEVIKQGGRRRGANMGILDVWHPDILAFITAKTKEGEFSNFNISILVNDKFMDLVSRKQFGTVWITHPHTGENVTVGQIWTGIVEGIWKNGEPGILFYDEINRHNPTPQLGEIDTTNPCGEQPLLPYESCVLGSINLAACVENGTLDETLLRETARMATRFLDLVIEHNVFPIPQIGDATRRTRKIGLGLMGVHDALLMTGQAYDSSGGRAWCERIMQIVTETAVEESRRCAEKAGPFPAWQGSIWKEFAVRNAAMTTIAPTGTISLLAGCSSGIEPIFSFAYTRKNTVGKTFIIVNPVFQDYLKRTLSGLGLSGDELQKKADEVLAHVHETGTVQDLHWLPSEFRALFKTALDISWKDHILMQAAFQKHVHASISKTINMPSTATKDDCAEALLMAWSLKLKGITIYRTGSREDVVLALKEGAPAPVPAPAAVPVAGRNAPEKIPALSIERPRELSGRTYLCQSGCCRLYVTVNLHEGKPMEVFIRTVGNGGCDANSSALGRSISTGLQNGVPYQKFVKQFAKVNCISAIKNPSSEGHSCADVVGRCIELSARNQSITTLKDWDIREVGTRNPCPECNEPLDFGEGCNKGICKNCGWTGCS
- a CDS encoding helix-turn-helix domain-containing protein, whose protein sequence is MMYTKNGKTYHCTVEAALDVIGGKWKPIILWHLNGNVLRFSELQKGLPGVNSKMLTKQLRELEEDGVIRRTVYAEVPPRVEYAITDFGKTVLPILEALCIWGAHYLNSDKEGGEEISSPCPAKKMLKH
- the pdxT gene encoding pyridoxal 5'-phosphate synthase glutaminase subunit PdxT is translated as MDAKIGVLALQGNVSEHIDAFLLALERMEYGPSSEVLEVRSPADLAGCHALAIPGGESTTISRLIDKNGLYEPIRQFKGGIFATCAGMVLMATDVADPRVHPLSLMDMTVDRNAFGRQRESFEADLSVDGLEGGPFHAVFIRAPVVTRTGADLRVLSSVDQGVVAVEKGRHVAFSFHPEMGDDTRLHERFLHKLGFIRQER
- a CDS encoding flavin reductase family protein — translated: MEKIPIGLNFFIPMPVVLVGTQIAGKANFMAVGWITRANGNPPMIACGIANNHYTVKGIEETKTFSVNIPSLDLLEKTDYCGIVSGQKTDKSQVFDVFYGSQKTAPMIRECPVTLECRLVQSVPLPTHRLFIGEIAGVYADGRVVKDGRPDFPVIDPLFLTMPDNRYWSLGKYAGDAWGAGKKLVQR